One segment of Thermoanaerobacter kivui DNA contains the following:
- a CDS encoding S-layer homology domain-containing protein, translating to MVVVSAGNSSYSTSAEFYPYAMDPDIGTVGSPGLWLDAIQVAASINPGLTGKSFSVNPAPQDFARVVYSVGSPTDHDPIDPADVLKGEYEVVYCGLGRPEDFQGKDVVGKVALISRGSITFNAKTINAQNAGAVAAVIFNNTTGTISMALGEGTKIPSVSILRDAGLAIKALLDQGQKVTVKFDGAIGTNKLGVPPGDNVTDFSSWGVTPSFDFKPEIMAPGGGIYSTLNKDSYGLMSGTSMSSPHVAGAMALIAEALKQKVKEGTLNVEGRDFVELAKIVAMNTARPIIDTNDNAAIYTGKILRSPKPYSPRQQGAGMIQIDKAIKTPVTITDSNGKAGIALGSIGNSANFTLTLKNYGNSDVTYNIKDEYGVLTDYVLWGFNFAETVPLTGAMVNFDRDSVTVPANGQATVNVTLIIPQNAPQNIFAEGFLSFIPQDNNLPKLSVPYTAFYGSWDEPRIIDSPLWEDDTYYGLTGMAGVIDEDLYFLGNLGREEEKPDPSTIAISPNGDGVFDFAQPVLSFMRNAREFKVSVVDSNGNVIREISQEKYLRKNVAETSKAQISDSWIWDGKAFNPATGQFEAVPDGQYYMRFESKIDYPNAKTQVLQMPVKVDTILPEVMINDGYVDQYGYLNENYISNGKAIIEWTATDKEGSGIDYYVLFTGKIDPVTYNVANIEAKVLPNDVTSAEVPLPNRYTFIAVLGVDYAGNISDIMGVNNSCIAFNPEIKDNFGPVITVKEPQVAQIFNTRDIVVSGTIEDETTFMGELYINGKLVPVDENNNFTTTIHFDSDGKKQIKFLAFDKLYDPNDPSTYEHKTEFAIPIYIDITTPEITLNVDNFKGFISPEGVSLTVAGNVYDTGFGYKLFINGNNILNKEADDYTTFNDNFIARVPLNVGNNIISISAVDVATNKAEATVAANVYTSDTQNYVTITYNGSQKTIQLEEVMLNSLNANPNPLYIPIGGTGKITVNAIYTDGTTKDITDKAVFESVYGDIAKVEGNGIVVGMNPGETTITAIYDNKSVDIKVVVSEAVPLGISVDPASIKVPAGKAMPVAVYNHFSDGSQVDVTNYTKFIIANPLIADYNYTMGVVKGLFKGSTVLTAVYNNSALNVPITVTDPVLENIQVQPSSIEIKVGETTQIEVTANYSDGTTKDVTKDATYTSKDSSIVTVNQGLVKGVKAGSTTIEISYGDKTASVNVTVKEVSSSGGGVGITPIIPPVTPPASTEETAKPTQEVSQGKVVVENNTTTLTIDENKVAKDIKDTSKKEIQFDLTNIGTTPQKALEIPVTVLNLIAENNKNVVVKSDEVALQFDAKTLAVSQEAIDLINKAGTIKLNIHNKGKKEASSFEPITSAYDITIKAGDKDIKIGSPVKMTFNIKGGKDIRKAGVYYLNEKTNQWEYVGGKIDKGTNTITFEAKHFSTYGVFEYNKEFKDVTKDNWAYDVVNVLASRHIIKGVDSETFVPNAKITRAEFAALMIRALGIEEEPYKGEFNDVKEGEWYANAIEAAYKAGIMLGDGKNMRPDDPITREEMTAVIMRVYGKLAEYKEENIGNTTFSDNNKISEWAKNVVANAVKLGIVRGYEDNTFKPKDNATRAEAAAMLYRILEKTGNI from the coding sequence ATAGTTGTCGTTTCAGCTGGTAACTCCAGTTATTCGACGAGCGCAGAATTTTATCCATATGCAATGGATCCAGATATAGGAACTGTCGGCTCGCCTGGATTGTGGCTTGATGCTATTCAAGTGGCTGCTTCTATAAATCCTGGACTTACAGGAAAAAGCTTTTCTGTAAATCCTGCTCCACAAGATTTTGCCAGAGTAGTATATTCTGTAGGAAGTCCTACAGACCATGACCCTATTGACCCTGCAGATGTCTTGAAAGGAGAGTATGAGGTAGTATACTGTGGATTAGGTAGACCCGAGGATTTTCAAGGTAAAGATGTAGTAGGTAAAGTTGCCCTTATTTCAAGAGGTTCTATTACATTTAACGCAAAGACGATAAATGCACAAAATGCTGGTGCTGTAGCTGCAGTAATTTTCAATAATACTACAGGAACAATTTCAATGGCATTAGGAGAAGGTACGAAAATTCCTTCTGTGTCTATTTTAAGAGATGCAGGTCTTGCAATTAAAGCTTTGTTAGATCAAGGGCAAAAAGTCACAGTAAAATTTGATGGTGCTATAGGAACAAATAAATTAGGAGTTCCTCCGGGAGACAATGTAACAGACTTTTCATCCTGGGGTGTTACACCAAGCTTTGACTTTAAACCGGAAATAATGGCACCTGGCGGTGGAATATATTCAACACTTAACAAAGATTCCTACGGTTTGATGAGCGGTACATCTATGTCATCACCTCATGTGGCAGGTGCTATGGCATTAATTGCAGAAGCGCTAAAGCAAAAAGTTAAAGAAGGTACTTTAAATGTTGAAGGAAGAGACTTTGTAGAATTAGCAAAAATAGTAGCTATGAATACAGCAAGACCTATTATTGACACAAACGACAATGCTGCTATTTATACAGGTAAAATTTTAAGAAGTCCTAAGCCTTATTCTCCAAGGCAACAGGGAGCAGGTATGATTCAAATAGATAAGGCAATAAAAACACCCGTTACAATTACAGATTCAAATGGGAAAGCAGGTATTGCCCTTGGAAGTATTGGAAATAGTGCTAACTTTACATTGACTCTTAAAAATTATGGGAATAGTGATGTCACATATAATATAAAAGATGAATATGGAGTTTTGACAGACTATGTTCTTTGGGGATTTAACTTTGCTGAAACAGTACCTCTTACGGGCGCAATGGTTAACTTTGACAGAGATTCTGTAACAGTTCCTGCAAACGGACAAGCAACTGTAAATGTCACATTGATAATTCCTCAAAATGCGCCACAAAATATTTTTGCAGAAGGCTTTTTAAGCTTTATTCCACAGGACAACAATCTTCCCAAACTAAGCGTACCTTATACAGCTTTTTATGGAAGTTGGGATGAACCAAGAATTATAGATTCACCTCTTTGGGAAGATGACACTTATTATGGACTTACAGGTATGGCAGGAGTTATAGATGAAGATTTGTATTTCTTAGGTAACTTGGGACGCGAGGAAGAAAAACCTGATCCATCTACAATTGCTATATCGCCAAATGGTGATGGTGTATTTGATTTTGCACAGCCAGTGCTTTCATTTATGAGAAATGCAAGAGAATTTAAAGTAAGCGTTGTAGACAGCAATGGAAATGTAATAAGAGAAATATCCCAAGAGAAATATTTAAGAAAGAACGTAGCAGAGACATCCAAAGCTCAGATTTCTGATTCTTGGATATGGGACGGCAAAGCATTTAACCCTGCGACAGGACAATTTGAAGCAGTTCCTGATGGACAATATTATATGCGCTTTGAATCTAAGATAGATTATCCGAATGCAAAGACACAAGTTCTTCAAATGCCTGTTAAAGTTGACACAATATTACCTGAAGTTATGATAAATGATGGCTATGTCGATCAATATGGATATTTAAACGAAAATTACATTTCAAACGGAAAAGCAATAATTGAATGGACAGCTACTGATAAAGAAGGTTCAGGTATAGATTATTATGTTCTCTTTACAGGAAAGATTGACCCTGTGACATATAACGTAGCAAATATTGAAGCAAAAGTCTTACCAAATGATGTGACTTCAGCAGAAGTCCCTCTTCCAAACCGCTATACATTTATTGCTGTACTTGGTGTAGACTATGCAGGAAATATTTCTGATATAATGGGTGTAAATAATAGCTGTATTGCATTTAACCCAGAAATAAAAGACAATTTTGGACCTGTAATTACTGTAAAAGAACCTCAAGTAGCACAAATATTTAATACAAGAGATATTGTTGTTTCAGGAACCATAGAAGATGAGACGACATTTATGGGCGAGCTCTATATTAACGGTAAACTAGTACCAGTTGATGAGAACAATAATTTCACAACAACAATACATTTTGACAGTGATGGAAAGAAACAAATAAAATTCCTTGCATTTGATAAATTGTATGACCCAAATGACCCATCAACATATGAACACAAGACAGAATTTGCAATACCCATTTATATAGACATTACAACACCCGAAATTACTTTAAATGTAGATAATTTCAAAGGCTTTATTTCACCTGAAGGAGTAAGCCTTACAGTAGCAGGCAATGTGTACGATACAGGATTTGGATACAAACTGTTTATCAATGGCAACAATATACTTAACAAAGAAGCTGATGATTACACAACATTTAATGATAACTTTATTGCCAGAGTACCTCTTAACGTGGGAAATAATATCATTTCGATAAGTGCAGTAGATGTGGCGACGAATAAAGCAGAAGCTACAGTAGCTGCAAATGTATATACTTCAGATACACAAAATTACGTTACAATAACCTATAATGGATCACAAAAGACAATACAGCTTGAAGAAGTCATGCTTAACTCACTTAATGCTAATCCAAATCCACTTTATATACCGATTGGGGGAACAGGCAAAATAACCGTTAATGCAATATATACAGACGGTACAACAAAAGATATAACAGATAAAGCAGTGTTTGAATCTGTATATGGGGACATTGCCAAAGTAGAGGGTAATGGAATTGTAGTTGGAATGAATCCAGGTGAAACTACAATAACTGCAATATATGATAATAAATCTGTTGATATAAAAGTTGTAGTTTCAGAAGCTGTACCATTGGGTATTAGTGTTGACCCGGCATCTATAAAAGTTCCAGCAGGCAAAGCAATGCCCGTTGCAGTTTATAATCATTTCTCAGATGGTAGTCAAGTAGATGTGACAAATTACACTAAATTTATAATTGCAAATCCGCTTATTGCTGACTACAACTACACTATGGGAGTTGTAAAAGGCCTTTTTAAAGGAAGCACTGTGCTTACTGCTGTGTATAACAATAGTGCGTTAAATGTTCCAATTACAGTAACAGACCCAGTTCTTGAAAATATACAAGTTCAACCTTCTTCTATTGAAATAAAAGTGGGGGAAACTACACAAATAGAAGTTACAGCAAACTATTCTGATGGTACAACAAAAGATGTGACAAAAGATGCTACCTATACATCCAAAGATTCAAGTATTGTTACAGTAAACCAAGGGCTTGTTAAAGGGGTTAAAGCAGGCAGTACCACAATTGAAATAAGTTATGGCGACAAAACTGCATCTGTCAATGTTACAGTAAAAGAAGTATCTTCTTCTGGCGGAGGCGTAGGTATTACACCTATTATACCCCCAGTGACTCCACCTGCAAGCACTGAAGAAACAGCAAAGCCAACTCAAGAAGTATCACAAGGCAAAGTAGTTGTAGAAAATAACACAACAACACTTACAATAGACGAAAACAAAGTAGCAAAAGACATAAAAGACACTTCAAAGAAAGAAATACAATTTGACTTAACAAATATAGGAACTACACCTCAAAAAGCATTAGAAATACCTGTAACTGTACTTAATTTAATAGCAGAGAACAACAAAAACGTAGTAGTAAAATCAGACGAAGTAGCTCTTCAATTTGATGCAAAAACTTTAGCAGTATCACAAGAAGCAATTGACCTCATAAACAAAGCAGGAACAATAAAACTTAACATACACAACAAAGGCAAAAAGGAAGCATCATCTTTCGAGCCAATAACAAGTGCCTATGACATAACAATAAAAGCAGGAGACAAAGACATAAAAATAGGGTCACCAGTAAAAATGACATTTAACATAAAAGGTGGAAAAGACATAAGAAAAGCAGGAGTATACTACTTAAACGAGAAGACAAATCAATGGGAATACGTAGGAGGAAAAATTGACAAAGGAACAAACACAATAACCTTTGAAGCCAAACACTTCTCAACCTATGGAGTCTTTGAATACAACAAAGAATTCAAAGACGTAACAAAAGACAATTGGGCATATGACGTAGTAAATGTCCTTGCATCAAGGCACATAATAAAAGGAGTAGACAGTGAAACATTTGTACCGAACGCAAAAATAACAAGAGCAGAATTTGCAGCATTAATGATAAGGGCATTAGGAATAGAAGAAGAGCCATACAAAGGAGAATTCAATGACGTAAAAGAAGGAGAATGGTATGCAAACGCGATAGAAGCAGCATACAAAGCAGGGATAATGTTAGGAGACGGCAAGAATATGAGGCCGGATGACCCAATAACAAGAGAAGAGATGACAGCAGTAATAATGAGGGTATACGGAAAGCTTGCAGAGTACAAAGAGGAGAACATAGGCAATACCACTTTCAGTGATAACAACAAGATAAGTGAATGGGCAAAGAATGTAGTAGCGAATGCAGTAAAACTTGGAATAGTAAGAGGATATGAAGATAACACTTTCAAGCCAAAAGACAACGCTACAAGAGCAGAGGCAGCAGCTATGCTTTACAGAATTTTAGAGAAAACAGGAAATATATAA
- a CDS encoding S8 family serine peptidase: MGKRFLVFLIAFTLVFSAFSSFGYSQQMPSSDNPKLTLDSLKIDYNLVKQIAKDNFKETAKPYQSKSKVVKQFGEEMQNLRDGSKQEIEKYNPDETVRVIVELEKDSLASFALKSNKTLKTLTQNEKTTVLNKITQEQTQLKSVLSKNFNFKPRHTYKTVLNGISGEVKVKDIEKIKTLPGVKDVRIANEYFLDMTTAIYSTNAPTVWNDLGYKGEGMVVAIIDTGIDYRHQDMKITDPTKVKLTKEKVEEIAKETGKPYKYFTDKVPVGWNWADNNDQIIDIGATQSMHGQHVAGIVAANGNIKGVAPEAQLIAEKVFSNNPNFASAFSDDIVAGIDHAVAFGADVINMSLGSTAGFVRPDDPEHLAIKMLLTMA, from the coding sequence ATGGGCAAAAGGTTTTTAGTTTTTCTGATTGCATTTACATTGGTATTTAGTGCTTTTAGCTCTTTTGGTTATTCTCAGCAAATGCCATCATCAGATAACCCAAAACTTACTTTAGATTCGCTAAAAATCGATTATAATCTTGTAAAACAGATTGCTAAAGATAATTTTAAAGAAACTGCTAAACCCTATCAAAGCAAGTCAAAAGTTGTGAAACAATTTGGAGAAGAGATGCAAAATTTAAGAGATGGTTCCAAGCAAGAGATTGAAAAATATAATCCTGATGAAACTGTACGAGTTATTGTGGAATTAGAAAAGGATAGTCTTGCTTCTTTTGCATTAAAGTCTAACAAGACTCTCAAAACTTTGACGCAAAATGAAAAAACGACTGTTTTAAACAAAATTACTCAAGAACAAACTCAATTAAAAAGCGTATTGAGCAAAAATTTCAATTTTAAACCAAGACATACATATAAAACTGTTTTGAATGGCATAAGTGGCGAGGTAAAAGTTAAAGACATAGAAAAAATTAAAACATTGCCTGGAGTAAAAGATGTAAGAATTGCAAATGAGTATTTCCTTGACATGACAACAGCAATCTATTCAACAAATGCACCAACCGTGTGGAATGACTTGGGATATAAAGGTGAAGGAATGGTTGTTGCTATAATTGATACAGGAATAGACTATAGACATCAAGATATGAAGATTACAGATCCCACAAAAGTGAAGTTGACAAAGGAAAAAGTAGAAGAAATAGCGAAGGAAACTGGAAAACCTTATAAATATTTCACAGATAAAGTGCCGGTTGGTTGGAACTGGGCAGACAACAATGATCAAATTATAGATATTGGTGCTACACAGTCAATGCACGGACAGCACGTTGCAGGTATAGTTGCAGCAAATGGCAATATTAAAGGCGTTGCACCTGAGGCACAGCTTATAGCTGAAAAAGTATTTTCAAATAACCCTAATTTTGCATCTGCTTTTTCGGACGATATAGTAGCAGGTATTGACCATGCCGTTGCATTTGGTGCAGATGTTATAAACATGAGCTTAGGTTCAACAGCAGGTTTCGTTCGCCCTGATGACCCTGAGCACCTGGCGATAAAAATGCTGTTGACAATGGCGTAA
- a CDS encoding S41 family peptidase, translating into MKRFLTLILTFLIAASLAFTVPVHVFAESSTQTTTDQQLYDNLADIGSIMKYITDNYIGDVTYDQLKEAALKGIFSSLDEYSTYFTKEEFKDFTKNTSGTFSGTGMVLTEKDGKIVVTSVLEGSPAEKAGIKSGYIIKAVNDKSVEGMNINDVVNMIIGDEGTKVKVTFDVGGSIKEFELTRQIIRVNPVSYKIIDGIGYIKIQEFNENTTSNITKALMYMDNNGINKIVLDLRDNPGGLLTEAVSVANFFVPKGVVLTVERKNGENEIYYSYLNNPKYKLAVLINGNTASAAEILAGAIQDTKAGILVGEKSFGKGTVQSVVPLPDGSGFKLTIARYKLPSGRYIDKQGLKPDIYVVNTQYTPSIKFNGTLKVGSRGNDVKILQKNLNILKFNAGPEDGIFGPKTANAVKELQKKAGLTPTGVFDKNTYDAMVKMLEELNNRDVQLDKAIEVLKKI; encoded by the coding sequence GTGAAAAGATTTTTGACGCTAATTTTGACATTTTTAATTGCTGCAAGTCTTGCTTTTACTGTTCCAGTACATGTTTTTGCTGAATCTTCAACACAAACCACGACAGATCAACAACTATATGATAACCTTGCAGACATTGGTTCCATTATGAAGTATATAACAGATAATTACATTGGAGATGTGACGTACGATCAACTCAAAGAAGCAGCTTTAAAAGGAATTTTTTCAAGCCTTGATGAATATAGTACATATTTTACAAAAGAAGAGTTTAAAGATTTTACCAAAAATACTTCTGGGACTTTCAGCGGAACAGGAATGGTCTTGACTGAAAAGGACGGGAAAATTGTTGTAACTTCCGTTTTAGAAGGTTCACCTGCTGAAAAAGCTGGAATCAAAAGCGGTTATATTATAAAAGCGGTAAATGACAAAAGCGTTGAGGGAATGAATATAAATGACGTAGTAAACATGATAATTGGGGATGAAGGTACAAAAGTAAAGGTCACTTTTGACGTAGGTGGGTCAATAAAAGAATTTGAACTTACCAGACAAATAATTCGTGTCAATCCAGTTTCTTATAAAATAATCGATGGAATTGGATACATAAAAATACAAGAATTCAATGAAAATACCACATCTAACATAACAAAAGCCCTCATGTATATGGACAATAATGGTATAAATAAAATTGTTCTTGATTTAAGAGATAATCCCGGTGGACTCCTTACAGAGGCGGTAAGCGTTGCAAACTTTTTTGTTCCAAAAGGAGTTGTATTGACTGTAGAGAGAAAAAATGGAGAAAATGAAATATATTATTCTTATCTCAATAATCCTAAGTATAAATTAGCAGTATTAATTAACGGCAATACTGCTTCTGCAGCTGAAATATTAGCAGGGGCTATACAGGATACCAAAGCGGGTATATTAGTGGGAGAAAAATCTTTTGGGAAAGGGACTGTCCAATCAGTAGTGCCATTGCCAGATGGAAGTGGTTTTAAGCTTACAATTGCAAGGTATAAACTCCCTTCAGGCAGATATATTGACAAACAAGGCTTGAAGCCAGATATATATGTGGTAAATACTCAATATACTCCTTCAATTAAATTTAATGGCACATTGAAGGTAGGTTCCAGAGGAAATGATGTGAAAATTTTACAGAAGAATTTAAATATATTGAAGTTTAATGCGGGCCCAGAAGATGGTATTTTTGGACCTAAAACGGCAAACGCTGTAAAAGAACTGCAAAAGAAAGCGGGATTAACTCCGACAGGGGTTTTTGATAAAAACACATACGATGCGATGGTTAAAATGCTTGAAGAATTAAATAATAGAGATGTTCAATTAGATAAAGCAATAGAAGTGTTAAAGAAAATATAA
- the thrB gene encoding homoserine kinase — protein MESDMVKVRIPASSANLGPGFDCIGVALNLYTEISMGFIEEGLLIEVSGEDYKEIETTEDNLVYKAAKRVFEKTETQYEGLKIEIRNGIPIGSGLGSSAAAIIGGMLAANELAGGILTHEEILDLAASMEGHADNVAPALNGGLNVTVFDGNTTYYVKKELEEELKFIAFTPKKLLKTEIARSMLPQKIDFKDAVFNAGRSSLLTAALFSGRYDLLKIASQDMLHQKYRSKLIPEMHACFEKALEAGAYSVFLSGAGPTIMAICSEDKVDTVVEGVGSVYTSMEIDYRVYKLHCENNGAQVSKVSLSV, from the coding sequence ATGGAGAGTGACATGGTAAAAGTGAGAATTCCCGCTTCTTCAGCAAATTTGGGACCGGGCTTTGACTGCATAGGAGTGGCACTAAATTTGTATACAGAAATTTCTATGGGATTTATAGAAGAAGGGCTCTTGATAGAGGTTTCAGGAGAGGACTATAAAGAAATAGAAACAACTGAGGATAATCTCGTCTATAAAGCGGCTAAAAGAGTTTTTGAAAAAACTGAGACACAATATGAGGGATTAAAAATAGAGATAAGAAATGGTATTCCCATAGGCAGTGGTCTTGGAAGTAGTGCGGCGGCGATAATTGGTGGGATGTTAGCAGCAAATGAACTTGCAGGAGGTATTTTAACACATGAGGAAATTTTAGACCTTGCGGCTTCTATGGAAGGACATGCCGATAATGTAGCTCCTGCTCTAAATGGAGGACTGAATGTAACGGTTTTTGATGGTAATACTACTTATTATGTAAAAAAAGAATTAGAAGAAGAATTAAAATTTATTGCCTTTACTCCCAAAAAACTTTTAAAAACAGAGATTGCAAGGAGTATGTTGCCCCAAAAAATAGATTTTAAAGATGCTGTATTCAATGCAGGTAGGTCTTCTCTTTTGACAGCTGCTTTGTTTAGTGGAAGGTACGACTTGTTAAAGATTGCCTCTCAAGATATGCTCCATCAAAAATACCGCTCTAAACTTATACCTGAAATGCATGCCTGTTTTGAAAAAGCTTTAGAAGCAGGCGCTTATTCTGTTTTTTTAAGTGGAGCAGGCCCCACAATTATGGCTATTTGCTCGGAAGATAAGGTAGATACAGTAGTAGAAGGAGTAGGAAGTGTGTATACTAGCATGGAGATAGATTATAGAGTATATAAACTCCATTGTGAAAATAACGGTGCTCAAGTTTCAAAGGTTTCTCTATCAGTATAG